One Methanococcus voltae genomic region harbors:
- a CDS encoding 50S ribosomal protein L32e, producing MSDFKRLMRLKLKMKQKRPEFKRQDSHRTARIGTSWRRPFGKHSGMRIGLKHRSAVVKIGYRCPALVRNLHPSGLEDILVNNVKEISALNPETQAARIASTVGKRKRIEMVKKANELNIRILNISKQKQEELLQ from the coding sequence ATGAGTGATTTTAAAAGATTAATGAGATTAAAACTCAAAATGAAACAGAAAAGACCTGAATTCAAAAGACAAGATAGCCACAGAACCGCAAGAATCGGCACCAGCTGGAGAAGACCATTCGGTAAACACAGTGGTATGAGAATTGGATTGAAACACAGATCTGCTGTAGTTAAAATCGGATACAGATGCCCTGCATTAGTAAGAAATCTTCACCCATCAGGTTTAGAAGACATTCTTGTTAATAACGTTAAAGAGATTTCAGCTTTAAACCCTGAAACTCAGGCGGCAAGAATTGCATCAACAGTTGGTAAGAGAAAAAGAATTGAAATGGTTAAAAAAGCTAACGAGTTAAACATTAGAATTTTAAACATCTCAAAACAAAAACAAGAAGAATTATTACAATAA
- a CDS encoding 30S ribosomal protein S14, whose protein sequence is MTKAPFKKKFGQGSKVCKRCGRKGPGIIRKYGLNLCRQCFREMAQNLGFKKYD, encoded by the coding sequence ATGACAAAAGCACCGTTCAAGAAAAAATTTGGACAAGGTTCCAAGGTTTGTAAAAGATGCGGAAGAAAAGGACCGGGAATTATTAGAAAATACGGCTTAAACTTATGTAGGCAATGCTTTAGAGAAATGGCACAAAACTTAGGATTTAAAAAGTACGATTAA
- a CDS encoding 50S ribosomal protein L19e, whose translation MDVSTQRRIAANILDCGIDRVWVDPENLEKVKLAITKDDIRALVKDGIIVKKQEKGISSARKKKIQEQKRKGKRKGQGSRKGAKGARTPKKEKWINTIRPLRRMLKELREDEKIERTQYRKLYRMAKGGAFRSRNHMKLYMKDHGISSE comes from the coding sequence ATGGATGTATCAACTCAAAGAAGAATTGCAGCTAACATACTCGATTGCGGTATTGATAGAGTATGGGTTGACCCTGAAAACTTGGAAAAAGTTAAACTTGCAATTACCAAAGATGACATCAGAGCTTTAGTGAAAGATGGAATCATTGTTAAGAAACAAGAAAAGGGTATCAGTAGCGCAAGAAAGAAAAAGATACAAGAGCAGAAAAGAAAAGGCAAAAGAAAAGGCCAAGGTTCTAGAAAAGGGGCTAAGGGTGCAAGAACTCCTAAAAAAGAAAAATGGATAAACACCATTAGACCTTTAAGAAGAATGCTAAAAGAATTAAGAGAAGACGAAAAAATCGAAAGAACACAGTACAGAAAATTGTACAGAATGGCTAAAGGTGGCGCTTTCAGAAGTAGAAACCACATGAAGCTTTACATGAAAGACCACGGTATCTCAAGCGAATAA
- a CDS encoding 50S ribosomal protein L6, producing the protein MPVAALIREEVTIPENVNVELNGNNITVKSGGKQLEKTLNYNGIEFSTEGDVLVIQCSFPNKKQTAMVGTYKAHALNMIKGVTEGFDYKLAIKYAHFPMKVSVKSDVVVIDNFLGEKHPRTARVMPGVTVKVSGEQVVVSGVNKEFVGQTAANIEQATKVSGRDTRVFQDGIYIVEKAGKVL; encoded by the coding sequence ATGCCAGTTGCTGCACTCATTAGGGAAGAAGTTACTATCCCAGAAAATGTAAATGTTGAACTAAACGGCAACAACATTACTGTAAAATCCGGCGGTAAACAATTAGAAAAAACATTAAATTACAACGGAATCGAATTCTCAACAGAAGGCGATGTCTTAGTTATCCAATGTTCTTTCCCAAATAAAAAACAGACCGCTATGGTAGGTACATATAAAGCACACGCTCTTAACATGATAAAAGGAGTTACAGAAGGCTTTGACTACAAATTAGCAATTAAATACGCTCACTTCCCTATGAAAGTAAGTGTTAAAAGCGATGTTGTAGTTATTGACAATTTCTTAGGTGAAAAACACCCAAGAACTGCAAGAGTAATGCCTGGAGTTACTGTTAAGGTAAGCGGTGAACAAGTAGTAGTAAGTGGAGTTAACAAAGAATTTGTTGGTCAAACTGCTGCAAACATTGAACAAGCCACTAAAGTAAGCGGAAGAGATACAAGAGTATTCCAAGACGGTATCTACATCGTTGAAAAAGCAGGTAAGGTATTATAG
- a CDS encoding 30S ribosomal protein S8 — MSLMDPLANALNHISNCENVGKNTAYLKPASKLIGRVLKVMQDQGYIGNFEYIEDGKAGVYKVTLIGQINKCGAVKPRFAVKNQEFEKFEKRYLPAKGFGLLIVSTPKGLMTHDEAKDAGIGGRLISYIY; from the coding sequence ATGAGCTTAATGGACCCTCTTGCGAACGCATTGAACCATATATCCAACTGTGAAAACGTAGGTAAAAACACAGCTTACTTAAAACCTGCATCTAAATTAATTGGAAGAGTACTCAAAGTTATGCAAGACCAAGGATACATTGGAAACTTTGAATACATCGAAGATGGTAAAGCGGGAGTTTACAAAGTAACATTAATTGGTCAGATTAACAAATGTGGCGCTGTAAAACCAAGATTCGCAGTTAAAAATCAAGAATTTGAAAAGTTTGAAAAGAGATACTTACCAGCAAAAGGTTTCGGTTTGTTAATCGTAAGTACCCCGAAAGGGTTAATGACTCACGATGAAGCAAAAGACGCCGGAATTGGTGGAAGGTTAATTTCATACATCTACTAA